In Mesoaciditoga lauensis cd-1655R = DSM 25116, a single genomic region encodes these proteins:
- the ltrA gene encoding group II intron reverse transcriptase/maturase, with product MYVHVTKMETLLSAYKLVKKNNASGGVDGIRFEDIDKIGVEKYLSKLREELLNGEYLPQKMKNVKIPKANGKKRTLSIPTIKDRVVQAAMKLILEPIFEADFQEGSYGFRPKRSAHQAISHVSKAIWQDKTTVIDLDISSFFDNVRHHILLEKVAKRVSDLKVLHLLKLILKANGKKGIPQGGVISPLLANIYLNDVDKMLEKAKEVTKIGKRTQLEYARYADDLVILIRTNEKLTRQVNKRLKEEYEKIEVKLNEEKSKIVDLTKGESFSFLGFEFRRLKGRNGKYRPNIEPTKAARLKLVNKIKAEFKHHRSQKLEKIIKKINPILRGWLNYFRIGNSARCFAYIKRWIEKRIRIHLMRAKHRHGFGWKRWSTKEIIKRSGVYNDFKIRYL from the coding sequence ATGTATGTACATGTGACAAAGATGGAAACACTTCTCAGTGCATACAAACTGGTAAAGAAAAACAACGCCTCAGGTGGTGTAGATGGAATAAGATTTGAAGACATTGACAAAATCGGTGTTGAGAAATATCTATCCAAATTAAGAGAAGAGCTGTTAAACGGAGAATATCTTCCGCAAAAGATGAAGAATGTGAAGATACCAAAAGCGAATGGAAAGAAAAGAACTCTTTCCATTCCAACCATAAAAGATAGAGTAGTGCAAGCAGCCATGAAGCTCATATTGGAACCAATATTTGAAGCAGATTTTCAAGAAGGTTCATACGGATTTAGGCCAAAAAGAAGCGCGCACCAGGCAATTTCTCATGTGAGTAAAGCCATATGGCAAGATAAGACAACGGTAATAGATTTAGACATATCATCATTCTTTGACAATGTAAGGCATCATATACTACTTGAGAAAGTTGCAAAACGTGTGAGCGACCTAAAGGTCTTACACCTACTCAAGCTCATATTGAAAGCAAACGGAAAGAAGGGCATACCTCAAGGAGGAGTCATATCGCCATTACTTGCCAACATATATCTAAACGACGTGGATAAAATGTTAGAAAAAGCAAAAGAAGTGACGAAGATAGGTAAACGTACACAACTCGAATATGCCAGATATGCAGATGATTTGGTAATACTGATTAGAACAAACGAAAAACTGACAAGACAGGTGAACAAAAGACTCAAAGAAGAATATGAGAAGATAGAGGTAAAACTCAACGAAGAAAAGTCGAAAATAGTGGATTTGACAAAAGGTGAGAGCTTTAGCTTTTTAGGCTTTGAATTCAGAAGGCTTAAGGGAAGAAATGGAAAATACAGGCCAAACATTGAACCAACCAAAGCAGCTAGGCTAAAACTGGTCAACAAAATAAAAGCGGAATTCAAACACCACCGCTCGCAAAAGTTGGAAAAGATAATAAAGAAGATAAATCCAATACTGAGAGGATGGTTAAATTACTTCAGAATAGGAAACTCAGCTAGATGTTTTGCATACATTAAGAGATGGATAGAAAAGCGCATAAGAATACATCTCATGAGGGCAAAACACCGCCATGGATTCGGATGGAAAAGGTGGAGTACGAAAGAGATAATCAAAAGAAGTGGGGTATATAACGACTTCAAAATAAGATATCTCTGA
- a CDS encoding BMP family lipoprotein, translating to MKKVVVILSVTLLFMFGMYSTALSASHMKVALVIAGELGDKSFYDSSYQGLLKAEKDLGIYGKVLPCKTDPANYMPQMIAASTNFDMVVVVGYELIDTLKQVAPQFPKVDYIYIDDVVKAGQVTSIVFKQNESSFMAGALAATLTERKGFPMVNSQKVIGFVGGEDYSVIRDFLIGYEQGAHYIDPSIKVLTGYVGGWDDPATAKEIALDQFHHGADIIFQVAGGSGLGVIDAAKQAHFWAIGVDSPQGYLAPNNILTSVVKNVGNAVYDMIKAKLNGTYKRGTIYTYGIANNGVGLSYSSVMLKNVPADVIQNLIQLRTQIITGKIKVKSYFDKK from the coding sequence ATGAAAAAGGTAGTCGTAATTCTTTCTGTAACACTTCTTTTCATGTTCGGAATGTATTCAACTGCTTTGAGTGCCTCTCATATGAAGGTCGCGTTGGTAATAGCGGGAGAGCTTGGAGACAAATCTTTTTATGATTCTTCTTATCAGGGCTTGTTGAAAGCCGAAAAGGATTTAGGCATATACGGAAAAGTTTTGCCTTGCAAGACAGATCCAGCAAACTACATGCCTCAAATGATAGCAGCTTCAACCAATTTTGATATGGTGGTAGTTGTGGGATACGAACTCATAGATACTCTCAAACAAGTGGCTCCCCAATTCCCAAAAGTTGATTACATTTACATAGATGATGTCGTCAAAGCAGGGCAAGTTACATCTATCGTTTTTAAACAAAATGAAAGTTCCTTCATGGCTGGTGCACTCGCTGCAACGCTGACTGAAAGAAAAGGATTCCCAATGGTCAACTCCCAAAAAGTGATAGGATTTGTGGGTGGAGAAGACTATTCCGTTATAAGGGACTTTCTCATCGGTTATGAACAAGGAGCACATTACATCGATCCGAGCATAAAAGTCTTAACGGGATACGTGGGAGGATGGGACGATCCGGCAACGGCGAAAGAAATCGCTCTTGATCAATTCCATCATGGAGCGGACATCATTTTCCAGGTTGCAGGGGGTAGCGGTCTTGGAGTTATAGACGCCGCGAAACAGGCTCACTTCTGGGCAATAGGCGTGGATTCACCACAGGGTTATCTTGCACCCAACAACATCCTCACATCCGTCGTGAAAAATGTCGGAAATGCGGTTTACGATATGATAAAAGCAAAACTGAATGGCACTTACAAAAGAGGAACGATATACACTTACGGTATAGCGAACAACGGTGTTGGTTTGAGCTATTCCAGTGTGATGCTCAAAAACGTGCCGGCTGACGTTATTCAAAACCTTATACAGCTGAGAACTCAAATAATAACTGGAAAAATAAAGGTAAAATCTTACTTCGATAAAAAATGA
- a CDS encoding ABC transporter ATP-binding protein: MKTIVELESVTKKFGKIIAVSEVNLSIQDGEIHSVIGENGAGKTTLMRILYGMYKPDRGRIKVAGESVKFSSPKDAIFKGIGMVHQNFMLIDTFTVYENVVLGSEPKKGIKFDRKKAKEKVKELAAMYKMNLDVDEKVGRLSVGLQQKVEILKLLYRNAKILIFDEPTAVLTPHESEILFEILKRFKKNSKTVIFISHKLKEVKEISDRITVMRNGRNLGTFENKNLSEEKLAEMIAGRKLSHFSPPTVEVGKTALKVKDVSFIKNGISVLKNVNLEIREGEIVGIAGVVGNGQSELEEIVSGMTIPTSGKVFFYGEEITNLSVRKRREKGMVYIPEDRIKTGLAPLASIEENMLMGHQNKKQFLGKMALLKRKNIKEFTTSLVKNYDIVCKSPNEQAGTLSGGNMQKVVIAREFSHDARFLVISQPTRGVDVGAIEFVHKRIMEMKKKGIAILLISSDLDEIFALSDKIVVMYEGRINYVTSRENAQPTEIGLAMLGMRK; the protein is encoded by the coding sequence ATGAAGACCATAGTTGAACTTGAATCTGTCACTAAAAAATTTGGAAAAATCATAGCTGTTAGCGAAGTGAATCTCTCCATCCAAGATGGAGAGATTCACTCGGTAATAGGAGAAAACGGCGCTGGAAAAACCACTTTGATGCGCATCCTTTATGGGATGTACAAACCAGATCGTGGAAGAATAAAAGTCGCAGGAGAATCCGTGAAATTCTCTTCACCTAAAGATGCTATTTTTAAAGGGATTGGCATGGTCCACCAAAATTTCATGCTCATAGATACTTTTACGGTTTACGAAAACGTTGTGCTTGGTTCCGAACCTAAAAAAGGTATCAAATTTGACAGAAAAAAAGCCAAAGAAAAGGTAAAAGAACTAGCAGCTATGTATAAAATGAATTTAGATGTTGATGAAAAAGTTGGAAGGCTGTCCGTAGGGTTGCAGCAAAAAGTGGAGATACTGAAGCTACTTTACCGAAACGCGAAGATCCTCATATTCGATGAGCCGACAGCTGTTTTAACTCCACACGAATCGGAAATACTTTTTGAAATATTGAAACGATTCAAAAAAAATAGCAAAACGGTCATTTTCATTTCCCACAAGCTTAAAGAAGTAAAAGAAATCTCAGACAGAATAACCGTTATGAGAAATGGTAGAAATCTGGGCACTTTTGAGAACAAAAATCTTTCTGAAGAGAAATTAGCCGAAATGATAGCGGGCAGAAAGCTCTCACATTTTTCTCCTCCGACGGTCGAAGTAGGAAAAACCGCTTTAAAAGTAAAAGATGTTTCTTTCATAAAAAATGGCATATCTGTCTTGAAAAATGTAAACTTGGAAATAAGAGAAGGCGAAATAGTTGGAATCGCTGGTGTGGTAGGAAACGGTCAAAGCGAATTGGAAGAAATAGTCAGCGGGATGACAATTCCAACAAGTGGTAAGGTTTTCTTTTATGGAGAAGAGATAACAAATCTAAGCGTGAGAAAAAGAAGGGAAAAAGGCATGGTTTACATTCCGGAAGATAGAATAAAAACCGGCTTAGCCCCCCTTGCTTCGATAGAGGAAAACATGCTTATGGGGCATCAAAATAAGAAGCAATTCCTTGGAAAGATGGCCCTTCTTAAAAGGAAGAACATAAAAGAATTCACAACATCGCTGGTGAAAAACTATGACATAGTTTGTAAATCTCCCAATGAGCAAGCGGGAACGCTCAGCGGTGGCAACATGCAAAAGGTAGTTATAGCGAGAGAATTTTCACACGATGCGCGTTTTCTCGTGATATCGCAGCCCACACGTGGTGTGGACGTTGGAGCAATAGAGTTCGTCCATAAAAGAATAATGGAGATGAAGAAAAAGGGTATCGCAATTCTGTTAATTTCATCCGATTTAGATGAAATTTTCGCCCTTTCAGATAAAATAGTCGTTATGTACGAAGGAAGGATAAATTACGTGACGAGCAGAGAAAATGCTCAGCCAACTGAAATTGGATTGGCTATGTTGGGGATGAGGAAGTAA
- a CDS encoding ABC transporter permease yields the protein MEKYKGIIIITVSFLLALVVGGLLMLLYHVSPIDGYKEMVIGALGNKFVLYSTLARMVPILLTGLSIAISFHAGIWNIGAQGQLYLAAFMVAAMGVTFHGIPSVLYLTLGVSVGLLVGGLWAWIPGYLKVKYNVNEVVLTIMMNSIAVYFTLYMVNGPFRTTEGSLGATNIIDKAMWLKHLNPLSNLNTGIYIALAATAVIIYLMLFSKYGYEWKMSRLNIRFSIYGGVNVKKNLIMAMVISGMLAGLAGTILVMGDYHRFLNGISPGYSWTGMILAMMVNYDPIGVIITSFIYAVMASGGLQMELALDIPQELVQIIFVLSVMFVTAGYSMANRVANRIQEEG from the coding sequence ATGGAAAAATACAAAGGGATCATCATAATAACAGTTTCATTTCTTTTAGCACTTGTCGTGGGTGGGCTTTTAATGTTGCTTTACCACGTTTCGCCGATAGACGGCTACAAAGAAATGGTAATTGGCGCATTGGGAAATAAATTCGTGTTGTATTCCACCCTGGCTAGAATGGTTCCCATTCTTTTGACTGGTCTTTCAATTGCCATATCCTTTCACGCAGGAATATGGAACATAGGAGCGCAGGGGCAACTTTATCTAGCTGCTTTTATGGTAGCGGCTATGGGAGTTACATTCCATGGAATTCCTTCCGTGCTTTATCTAACTCTGGGCGTTAGTGTTGGACTTCTTGTGGGTGGGTTATGGGCATGGATTCCTGGGTATTTAAAAGTGAAGTACAACGTAAATGAAGTTGTTTTAACCATAATGATGAATTCCATCGCCGTGTACTTCACTTTGTACATGGTAAATGGCCCGTTCAGGACTACAGAAGGCTCTTTAGGAGCGACTAACATCATAGACAAAGCGATGTGGCTCAAACACTTAAATCCCCTTTCCAACTTAAACACCGGCATATACATAGCATTGGCCGCAACGGCTGTCATAATTTACCTAATGCTCTTCAGCAAGTACGGCTATGAATGGAAAATGTCCAGGTTGAATATCAGATTCAGCATCTACGGCGGTGTAAACGTTAAGAAGAACTTGATCATGGCAATGGTAATAAGTGGCATGTTGGCAGGATTAGCAGGGACCATTCTTGTTATGGGAGATTATCATCGTTTCTTAAACGGAATATCTCCCGGTTATTCCTGGACGGGCATGATACTGGCAATGATGGTGAATTACGATCCTATTGGTGTGATCATCACTTCTTTCATATATGCCGTGATGGCTTCTGGAGGATTGCAAATGGAATTGGCTTTGGACATTCCTCAAGAGCTGGTGCAGATAATATTCGTTCTCTCTGTTATGTTTGTAACGGCCGGCTATTCCATGGCAAACAGGGTAGCCAATCGCATTCAGGAGGAGGGCTAA
- a CDS encoding ABC transporter permease: MYIYRSTIATLTMIMLPVLGGMWTLQAGILNISQEGAMVMAAFFAVLGSYLFSSFWMGLLFAILASLVINLIYAVFCINLRANIWVIGMALNIFASSLTILLLKSIFGVKGSFTSSKIQQIPFIHLGNLGFLNAFFNDFSLVVWITVGLVIFFKYVDSHTTFGLHLKAAGKNWQALNSAGVSSTLVRYESILINAVLVGISGAYLSIGYLKLFNKDMSAGRGWIAVAAVIFGDGDFTWTLIATIAFGFMDALGISLQSYGLNSNLTLMFPYLAIVAALIYQGVKSFQKKKKASST; the protein is encoded by the coding sequence ATGTACATTTACAGGTCGACCATAGCAACTCTTACGATGATAATGCTGCCGGTACTTGGTGGAATGTGGACGCTGCAAGCGGGAATATTGAACATCTCCCAGGAAGGTGCAATGGTGATGGCCGCTTTTTTTGCGGTTCTTGGTTCTTACTTATTTTCTTCTTTTTGGATGGGATTGCTTTTTGCCATTTTGGCATCCCTGGTGATAAACCTTATATATGCCGTCTTTTGCATCAACCTTCGTGCAAACATTTGGGTTATAGGAATGGCCTTGAACATATTCGCATCAAGCTTAACCATTTTACTTTTGAAAAGCATCTTTGGGGTTAAAGGATCTTTCACTTCATCTAAAATTCAGCAGATTCCATTCATTCATCTTGGAAACCTTGGATTTTTGAACGCATTTTTTAACGATTTCTCGTTGGTTGTATGGATAACAGTAGGATTGGTTATATTTTTCAAATATGTGGATTCGCACACAACTTTCGGGCTCCATTTGAAAGCCGCTGGAAAGAATTGGCAGGCTTTAAACAGTGCAGGCGTTTCTTCTACGCTCGTCAGATACGAAAGTATCCTCATAAATGCGGTGTTGGTTGGAATATCCGGTGCTTACCTTTCAATAGGATATCTAAAGCTCTTTAACAAAGATATGAGCGCCGGGAGAGGTTGGATAGCGGTGGCCGCCGTGATATTTGGAGATGGAGATTTCACATGGACCTTGATAGCAACTATTGCCTTCGGGTTTATGGATGCTCTTGGGATATCCCTTCAATCTTATGGATTAAATTCAAACTTAACCCTCATGTTTCCGTACCTGGCAATTGTTGCAGCTTTAATATATCAAGGCGTAAAGAGTTTCCAGAAAAAGAAAAAGGCTAGTTCAACTTAG
- a CDS encoding protein-glutamate methylesterase/protein-glutamine glutaminase: protein MKKIKVAIIDDSAFMRKVIRDSLLDRGFEVVAIGRNGKDAISIASKRIADVMTLDVQMPVVNGIEALKEIMKKFPMPVIMVSSLTKKDAQVTLDALGMGAFDFVTKPGGAISLNFNEVADELAEKIILAASSMRISTSLPTKEKTFKEEKPVGSRKNYDMVVIGSSTGGPKALDLVVPNIPSDFPLPILLIQHMPPKFTAALAKRLDDESKLRVVEVTEKMEIKGGTVYVATGDKHMKVFKGASYTVEPVDGPKMNSVRPAIDFTLESAASEGASVLCVILTGMGKDGTEGLKKFDKNKITVIAESERTATVYGMPKSVVNAGLADYVLDVNEIGNKIMELVH, encoded by the coding sequence ATGAAAAAAATAAAAGTGGCAATCATAGATGATTCTGCGTTTATGAGAAAAGTTATAAGGGATTCGTTGTTAGATAGAGGTTTTGAAGTTGTGGCAATAGGTAGGAATGGAAAAGATGCCATATCCATAGCTTCAAAAAGAATCGCGGATGTCATGACGTTAGATGTTCAAATGCCAGTGGTTAATGGAATAGAAGCTTTAAAAGAGATCATGAAAAAATTTCCGATGCCTGTGATAATGGTCAGCAGTTTGACGAAAAAAGATGCTCAGGTAACTTTGGATGCTTTGGGAATGGGTGCTTTTGATTTCGTTACAAAACCTGGAGGAGCAATTTCCTTGAATTTCAATGAGGTAGCCGATGAACTGGCTGAAAAGATAATATTGGCTGCTTCATCCATGAGAATTTCCACTTCATTGCCAACTAAAGAGAAGACTTTTAAAGAAGAAAAGCCAGTTGGAAGTAGGAAAAACTATGACATGGTTGTGATAGGTTCTTCAACGGGAGGACCAAAAGCGCTGGATCTTGTTGTTCCAAACATTCCCTCAGATTTCCCCTTACCAATCCTTTTAATCCAACACATGCCGCCAAAATTCACAGCCGCTCTGGCAAAAAGACTAGATGATGAATCGAAATTAAGGGTGGTTGAGGTTACAGAGAAAATGGAAATCAAAGGTGGAACAGTTTATGTGGCTACAGGTGATAAACATATGAAGGTTTTCAAAGGCGCATCTTATACCGTTGAGCCTGTTGACGGCCCGAAGATGAACAGCGTGAGGCCGGCGATAGACTTCACTCTTGAATCCGCTGCAAGTGAAGGTGCAAGTGTTTTGTGTGTGATATTAACAGGCATGGGTAAAGACGGTACAGAGGGATTGAAAAAATTCGATAAAAACAAGATAACGGTTATCGCTGAATCCGAAAGAACGGCTACCGTTTACGGAATGCCGAAATCCGTTGTTAATGCTGGTTTGGCAGACTACGTTTTGGATGTGAATGAGATTGGGAACAAGATTATGGAGTTAGTTCACTAA
- a CDS encoding diacylglycerol kinase family protein: MSNSNHRRTILKSFEYAFQGLAYVLKRERNMKIHFAAALGAIIFSVAVGIDAENMLWIFLAIALVMITEILNTFFEELLDFVNPQYSEAVKHMKDMAAGGVLMAAIFAIVVAIGVFGKRFGYDLYWVSETVFLVYLFLVIVLVLGGGKKNEKNKSGNHR, from the coding sequence ATGTCGAATAGCAACCATAGGCGAACCATTCTTAAAAGTTTTGAATACGCTTTCCAAGGGTTAGCATACGTTTTAAAAAGAGAAAGAAACATGAAAATTCACTTTGCAGCGGCCTTGGGAGCGATCATCTTTTCCGTGGCAGTAGGAATAGATGCGGAGAATATGCTTTGGATTTTTTTGGCCATTGCACTTGTTATGATAACGGAAATTTTGAATACTTTTTTCGAAGAGTTGCTGGATTTCGTAAATCCTCAGTACAGCGAAGCCGTTAAGCACATGAAGGATATGGCCGCAGGTGGCGTTTTGATGGCAGCAATTTTTGCCATCGTGGTTGCAATAGGGGTATTCGGAAAGAGATTTGGCTACGATCTTTACTGGGTTTCAGAAACGGTTTTTCTTGTTTATCTATTCCTGGTGATCGTTTTGGTCCTTGGAGGTGGCAAAAAGAATGAAAAAAATAAAAGTGGCAATCATAGATGA
- a CDS encoding 2-oxoacid:acceptor oxidoreductase family protein → MESNVYMSKSTAIPFSIRISGLGGQGNVLMGTILADALVKDGKWVIQTQAYGAQVRGGLTLCDVLFSDEPIDFPKARNFDMIFAMHDLALKQHSKFLKNNGILFVDSSMCGEIPRFIQSVTRKIISFPITKISEELFGRKVYANVINLGVVAASTKIVSYDNLKKAILEHVPSKYADTNLKALDEGYHLSDKVYTLREKLKIPYSHGSGAAFE, encoded by the coding sequence ATGGAAAGTAATGTGTATATGTCTAAATCCACAGCGATACCATTTAGCATTCGCATAAGCGGTTTGGGAGGACAGGGAAACGTTTTAATGGGTACCATTTTAGCCGATGCGCTTGTTAAGGATGGAAAATGGGTTATTCAAACACAAGCTTACGGGGCGCAAGTTAGAGGTGGATTGACACTATGCGATGTGCTTTTTTCAGACGAGCCTATAGACTTTCCAAAGGCAAGAAATTTCGATATGATCTTTGCCATGCACGATCTTGCTTTAAAACAACATTCAAAATTTCTAAAAAATAACGGCATTCTCTTTGTGGATTCATCTATGTGCGGAGAAATTCCGCGATTCATACAAAGTGTTACCAGAAAAATCATATCTTTCCCAATAACCAAGATCTCAGAAGAACTCTTTGGAAGAAAAGTTTATGCAAATGTTATAAATCTTGGTGTAGTTGCTGCCTCCACTAAGATAGTAAGCTATGACAACTTAAAGAAAGCCATTCTGGAACATGTCCCTTCCAAATACGCGGATACGAATTTGAAAGCTCTGGATGAAGGGTATCATCTTTCAGACAAAGTCTACACCTTACGCGAGAAGCTTAAAATACCTTACTCGCATGGAAGTGGAGCGGCATTTGAGTAA
- a CDS encoding 2-oxoacid:ferredoxin oxidoreductase subunit beta produces the protein MPTVWCPGCGNGIVLKATIEAIKNLEYNKDDIAVVSGIGCSSRATGYLDFNTMHTLHGRAIAFATGVKLARPDLNVIVMTGDGDSMAIGGNHFIHACRRNMDLTVIIFNNNIYGMTGGQYSPLTPTGSYATTSPYGDIETPFDTVELAKVSGATYIARATTYHYALLVKYIQKGLEHRGMSVIEAISQCPTYYGRYNKVDSGPGMLQYFKENSVLLSQAKKMKEEELEGKIVIGEFVEIDKPGYVDEYEKIRQRLGAGNNGK, from the coding sequence ATGCCCACCGTATGGTGCCCTGGCTGTGGAAATGGAATCGTTTTGAAAGCAACTATCGAGGCTATAAAGAATTTGGAGTACAACAAAGACGATATAGCAGTTGTTTCCGGAATAGGGTGTTCTTCAAGGGCCACGGGCTATCTTGATTTCAACACCATGCACACCTTACACGGAAGGGCAATAGCTTTCGCCACAGGTGTTAAACTTGCCAGGCCGGATTTGAACGTCATAGTGATGACAGGTGACGGTGATTCCATGGCCATTGGTGGTAACCATTTCATTCATGCCTGCAGAAGGAATATGGACTTGACAGTTATAATATTTAACAACAACATATACGGCATGACTGGTGGACAATATTCTCCTTTAACTCCTACCGGTTCTTACGCTACGACCTCTCCTTACGGGGATATTGAAACTCCTTTCGATACCGTCGAATTGGCAAAAGTATCTGGAGCCACATATATTGCCAGGGCAACAACATACCATTACGCTTTGCTCGTTAAATACATACAAAAAGGCTTGGAACATAGGGGAATGTCTGTCATAGAAGCCATTTCCCAGTGCCCAACGTATTACGGTAGGTACAACAAAGTTGATAGTGGACCGGGGATGTTGCAATACTTCAAGGAAAATTCGGTTTTGCTTTCTCAAGCGAAGAAAATGAAAGAGGAAGAGCTTGAAGGAAAGATAGTGATAGGTGAATTCGTTGAGATAGACAAACCTGGATATGTGGATGAATACGAGAAAATTCGTCAAAGATTGGGGGCAGGCAACAATGGAAAGTAA
- the yihA gene encoding ribosome biogenesis GTP-binding protein YihA/YsxC translates to MFVKKVELDVDARRIADFPKPLKSEVIFLGRSNVGKSSLLNALFGRKMAKTSSTPGKTRSLVFFKINEKYHLVDFPGYGYAKISKAERQRWSELIESYFTTSRPRKASFLLVDSRIPIQKSDVEAYEWLLAMEERVIIVSTKIDKVKNNDLVRKMKEMERAFAGAEDIIPVSTVSRKGLKELDSKLRYYVER, encoded by the coding sequence ATGTTTGTAAAAAAAGTTGAACTTGATGTTGATGCAAGAAGAATCGCAGATTTCCCAAAACCTCTGAAATCAGAAGTGATCTTTTTGGGAAGATCTAACGTTGGCAAATCATCCTTGTTGAACGCGCTTTTTGGGAGAAAAATGGCCAAAACAAGTTCTACGCCTGGTAAAACCAGATCGTTGGTGTTCTTTAAAATCAACGAGAAATATCATTTGGTGGACTTTCCAGGATACGGCTATGCCAAGATTTCCAAAGCCGAACGTCAAAGATGGTCAGAATTGATAGAGTCGTATTTTACCACTTCAAGGCCCAGAAAGGCCTCTTTTCTTCTTGTGGATTCCAGGATTCCCATTCAAAAATCGGATGTGGAAGCTTACGAGTGGCTTTTAGCAATGGAAGAAAGAGTTATAATCGTTTCAACTAAGATAGACAAAGTGAAAAACAACGATTTGGTTCGGAAAATGAAGGAAATGGAAAGGGCTTTTGCAGGTGCAGAAGATATCATACCAGTTTCCACCGTCAGTCGAAAAGGCCTTAAGGAATTAGACTCAAAATTACGCTATTACGTAGAGAGGTGA